The following coding sequences are from one Bombus affinis isolate iyBomAffi1 unplaced genomic scaffold, iyBomAffi1.2 ctg00000214.1, whole genome shotgun sequence window:
- the LOC126927763 gene encoding katanin p60 ATPase-containing subunit A-like 2 isoform X1: MKFQKYPILCKKITEKEIKTREMTNANKVKETRSESVKGRNVQQKMTGDATDDINLAMTVTPIFANESDGASSEELFNVSMEQSTQSKISQRARKLYIDNPELRKIAEDISCEIILTKLNVYWDNIVGLEECKSAIKEAIVYPLKYPIFFNGPFSPWKGILLYGPPGTGKTMLAKAVATECQCTFFNITASSLVSKWRGDSEKYIRVLFELAYNYSPTIIFIDEIDWIGTNKGVNCTLSEPAKRFRSELLSRLDGLVSNENSNVVLLAATNCPWDIDAALHRRLEKKIYVSLPNEVTRLDMFKLYLSNQLLENMDIVNHIIKSTEKYSCADIKLLCKQAWLLEISPMWEKLEKKETSVTTLKYELKNYEIIAKLLKTMSPTVTDVDRYKARNKYVCHKNIF; the protein is encoded by the exons atgaaattccaaaaatatcctatattgtgcaagaaaataactgaaaaggaaataaagacgagggaaatgacaaatgcgaacaaagt caaagaaacgagaagtgagtctgtgaaagggaggaatgtacaacagaagatgacgggtgacgctacggatgatattaatctcgcaatgacagtgacaccaattttcgccaatgaaagcgatggagcttcatcagaagagctatttaacgtctcaatggaacaatccacgcaatcaaagatatcgcaACGGGCtcggaagctttatatagacaatccggaattgcggaagattgctgaagacatttcatgc gaaatcatactgacaaaattaaatgtatattgggacaacattgtaggcctagaggaatgtaaatctgctattaaggaggccattgtgtatccccttaagtaccctatcttttttaatggcccattttctccctggaaaggtattctgctatacggaccacctggtacag ggaagacgatgttggcgaaggcagtcgcaacagaatgccaatgcaccttttttaacataacggccagctcattggtgagcaaatggagaggcgattccgagaagtatatccgt gttttatttgaacttgcctataattattcgcctacaattatttttatcgacgagattgactggataggcacaaataaaggagtaaactgtacattgtctgaacctgcaaagagattcagatcagaacttctttctagattggatggattagtatctaacgaaaattctaatgtagttcttttggctgcaactaattgcccttg ggacattgatgcagctttacacagacgcctcgaaaagaaaatatacgtatcattaccaaatgaagttactcgactcgatatgttcaaattataccttagcaaccagttattagagaatatggatattgtaaaccacataataaaatctactgaaaaatattcttgcgcggatataaaattgctttgtaagcaagcatggctgctagaaataagtccaatgtgggaaaaacttgaaaaaaaagaaacatctgttacgactttgaaatatgaattaaagaattatgaaataatagcaaaattgttaaaaacaatgtcacctacagtcacggatgtggatagatataaagcgcggaataaatatgtatgccataagaacatattttaa
- the LOC126927763 gene encoding katanin p60 ATPase-containing subunit A-like 2 isoform X2 produces the protein MTGDATDDINLAMTVTPIFANESDGASSEELFNVSMEQSTQSKISQRARKLYIDNPELRKIAEDISCEIILTKLNVYWDNIVGLEECKSAIKEAIVYPLKYPIFFNGPFSPWKGILLYGPPGTGKTMLAKAVATECQCTFFNITASSLVSKWRGDSEKYIRVLFELAYNYSPTIIFIDEIDWIGTNKGVNCTLSEPAKRFRSELLSRLDGLVSNENSNVVLLAATNCPWDIDAALHRRLEKKIYVSLPNEVTRLDMFKLYLSNQLLENMDIVNHIIKSTEKYSCADIKLLCKQAWLLEISPMWEKLEKKETSVTTLKYELKNYEIIAKLLKTMSPTVTDVDRYKARNKYVCHKNIF, from the exons atgacgggtgacgctacggatgatattaatctcgcaatgacagtgacaccaattttcgccaatgaaagcgatggagcttcatcagaagagctatttaacgtctcaatggaacaatccacgcaatcaaagatatcgcaACGGGCtcggaagctttatatagacaatccggaattgcggaagattgctgaagacatttcatgc gaaatcatactgacaaaattaaatgtatattgggacaacattgtaggcctagaggaatgtaaatctgctattaaggaggccattgtgtatccccttaagtaccctatcttttttaatggcccattttctccctggaaaggtattctgctatacggaccacctggtacag ggaagacgatgttggcgaaggcagtcgcaacagaatgccaatgcaccttttttaacataacggccagctcattggtgagcaaatggagaggcgattccgagaagtatatccgt gttttatttgaacttgcctataattattcgcctacaattatttttatcgacgagattgactggataggcacaaataaaggagtaaactgtacattgtctgaacctgcaaagagattcagatcagaacttctttctagattggatggattagtatctaacgaaaattctaatgtagttcttttggctgcaactaattgcccttg ggacattgatgcagctttacacagacgcctcgaaaagaaaatatacgtatcattaccaaatgaagttactcgactcgatatgttcaaattataccttagcaaccagttattagagaatatggatattgtaaaccacataataaaatctactgaaaaatattcttgcgcggatataaaattgctttgtaagcaagcatggctgctagaaataagtccaatgtgggaaaaacttgaaaaaaaagaaacatctgttacgactttgaaatatgaattaaagaattatgaaataatagcaaaattgttaaaaacaatgtcacctacagtcacggatgtggatagatataaagcgcggaataaatatgtatgccataagaacatattttaa